A stretch of Fusarium poae strain DAOMC 252244 chromosome 2, whole genome shotgun sequence DNA encodes these proteins:
- a CDS encoding hypothetical protein (TransMembrane:10 (i67-87o107-126i192-215o227-252i300-326o332-356i377-398o404-425i437-460o472-492i)), whose translation MSENDKIESPAMAKIPYWRLVADQAGITPEVQNYKYDGSGTEEDPYRVKWIPNDPRNPMEFSQVKKWFITMIVAMTTLAVALVSSAYTGGIRQIIMEFNISQEVATLGVSLFVLGFAIGPLLWAPLSEMFGRQYLFIGTYAALTAFNSGCAGANNASTLIVLRFFAGAFGSSPLTNAGGTIADMFPASQRGLAMAIFAAAPFLGPVLGPIIGGFLGMNAGWRWVMGFLGAFSGALWIIGTLLVPETYAPVLLRRRAAKLSKMTGKVYVSQIDHDRGKVTLTESFKTALSRPWILLFREPIVLLLSIYMAIVYGTLYMLFGAFPIVYQQQRGWNAGVGGLAFLGIMIGMLAAIGYTIPMNKRYVKIEKENGGFAPPEARLPSCLIGSVCLPIGLFWFAWTNGPSTHWLVSIAAGVPFGFGMVLVFLSVMNYLIDAYTIFAASVLAANSVLRSLFGAAFPLFTSYMYKDLGIHWASSVPAFLALACVPFPFLFYKYGASIREKCKYAAQSAAFMRKLQNDSAAVTDEEKREDGVPEEETFDDDASTEVDEPAYAPITATRTHQSTRSHASRASRASRASMASRRKSYEGNPYDIDRVNTRQSFT comes from the coding sequence ATGAGCGAAAACGATAAAATAGAAAGCCCGGCCATGGCTAAAATCCCCTACTGGCGATTGGTCGCAGACCAGGCTGGCATCACGCCCGAAGTCCAAAACTACAAGTACGATGGCTCAGGTACAGAGGAGGACCCTTACAGGGTGAAATGGATCCCCAATGATCCCCGAAACCCCATGGAGTTCAGCCAAGTCAAGAAGTGGTTCATCACCATGATTGTCGCTATGACCACCCTCGCTGTTGCTCTTGTGTCGTCAGCTTATACTGGTGGTATTCGACAAATCATTATGGAGTTCAACATTAGCCAAGAAGTCGCTACTCTTGGTGTGTCTCTTTTCGTCTTGGGTTTCGCTATTGGCCCTCTTCTTTGGGCGCCTCTTAGCGAGATGTTCGGTCGCCAATACCTCTTCATTGGTACCTACGCTGCTCTTACTGCCTTCAACTCTGGCTGCGCCGGCGCCAACAACGCCTCCACTCTTATTGTTCTACGATTTTTTGCTGGCGCTTTCGGTTCGTCGCCTCTTACCAACGCTGGTGGTACTATTGCCGACATGTTCCCCGCTTCTCAGCGTGGTCTCGCCATGGCCATCTTCGCTGCGGCTCCCTTCCTTGGCCCTGTCCTCGGTCCTATTATTGGAGGTTTCCTTGGTATGAATGCTGGTTGGCGATGGGTCATGGGCTTCCTCGGTGCCTTCTCTGGTGCCCTCTGGATCATTGGTACCCTGCTTGTTCCCGAGACTTATGCCCCAGTCCTTCTCCGTCGCCGTGCTGCCAAGCTCTCCAAAATGACTGGTAAGGTCTATGTCAGCCAGATTGATCACGACCGTGGCAAGGTTACTCTCACCGAATCCTTCAAGACTGCCCTTTCGCGTCCCTGGATCCTCCTCTTCCGAGAGCCCATTGTGCTTCTCCTTTCCATCTACATGGCCATCGTGTACGGAACCCTTTACATGCTCTTCGGTGCCTTCCCCATTGTGTACCAGCAGCAGCGTGGCTGGAACGCTGGTGTCGGTGGCCTTGCTTTCCTTGGTATCATGATTGGTATGCTCGCAGCTATTGGATACACTATCCCCATGAACAAGCGCTACGTCAAgatcgagaaggagaacGGTGGCTTTGCCCCGCCTGAAGCTCGTCTTCCCTCATGTCTCATCGGTTCCGTCTGTCTACCCATTGGTCTCTTCTGGTTCGCCTGGACCAATGGCCCCTCTACTCACTGGCTCGTCAGCATTGCTGCTGGTGTGCCCTTCGGTTTCGGCATGGTTCTTGTCTTCCTCAGTGTCATGAACTATCTCATTGACGCCTACACTATCTTTGCCGCCTCAGTTCTGGCTGCCAACTCAGTCCTCCGATCTCTCTTTGGTGCTGCTTTCCCTCTCTTCACCAGCTACATGTACAAGGATCTTGGCATCCACTGGGCTTCATCTGTccccgccttccttgccttggcTTGTGTTCCCTTCCCTTTCCTGTTTTACAAGTACGGTGCTTCCATTCGTGAGAAGTGCAAGTACGCGGCTCAGTCGGCTGCTTTCATGCGCAAGCTACAAAATGACAGCGCTGCCGTTACTGAtgaggagaagagagaggATGGTGTTCCTGAGGAGGAGACTTTTGATGACGATGCCTCCACCGAGGTTGATGAGCCCGCTTATGCTCCCATCACAGCAACTAGGACACATCAATCCACACGATCCCATGCCTCTAGGGCCTCTCGTGCCTCGCGGGCTTCAATGGCTTCGCGCCGCAAGTCATATGAGGGTAATCCTTACGACATTGATCGTGTCAACACAAGGCAATCATTCACATAA
- a CDS encoding hypothetical protein (TransMembrane:14 (i52-77o89-108i120-138o144-165i177-203o209-231i243-262o274-294i315-331o337-359i380-399o405-423i444-465o497-517i)), with protein MSEPLQSQSQPQSPSHQQDGHNEKDAVGSRLEPVETGASYVPPHMTTIQRRLVVLSLCLTLFLCALDTTILATALPTIGNELHTSAREYAWIGSSYTLSTTAVTPVWAKISDIVGRKPSMMSATGLFMAGSLICALANSSGMLIGGRVVQGLGGGGCMVLITILIGDLFPLKDRAKYYGITGLVFGIAGAIGPVLGGVFSQAVTWRWCFYINLPFEGVALVALFFLLKVNIEKEPLIDGLRSLDWVGFAFIIGGTICFLYGLEAGSGGLAPWNSAFVICLIVFGVIILALFMVWEAKVAKNPIIPIRIFQSRTNVASFAVANLHSFIFISYDYFLPLYFQVILGFSPIISGVALFPLILPMSISTGLGGLFVRKTGNYKIVILIGASLMTLGTGLFISLGQRKEWVKLVIFQVIAGLGCGVLFQNPMIALQTHVRQRDMAAAMSAYTFMRGLFVSISIVVGTVLIQRTVRGGNLTHVSDDTEQGETDKQGYISGLRVMWAFYTALCGLMVVSAVFILPKPIKTEVSSETGTETQQSDKTDTMA; from the exons ATGTCTGAGCCACTACAATCACAGTCACAGCCACAGTCTCCCTCACACCAACAAGATGGACACAATGAGAAAGACGCTGTGGGCTCCCGTCTTGAACCTGTCGAGACAGGGGCTTCATACGTTCCTCCACACATGACAACGATTCAGCGACgtcttgttgtcttgtcccTTTGTTTAACTCTTTTCCTTTGTGCATTGGACACAACCATTTTGGCTACAGCTCTTCCTACCATTGGCAATGAACTACACACGTCGGCTCGCGAATATGCCTGGATAGGCTCTTCATACACACTATCAACAACAGCGGTGACACCAGTATGGGCCAAGATTTCCGATATCGTTGGCCGCAAGCCGAGCATGATGAGTGCCACGGGTCTTTTCATGGCTGGAAGCCTTATCTGTGCTTTGGCAAACTCTAGTGGCATGCTCATCGGTGGCAGAGTAGTCCAAGGTCTCGGCGGTGGAGGCTGCATGGTCCTCATCACGATTCTCATTGGAGACTTGTTTCCCTTGAAGGATCGTGCAAAATACTATGGTATCACGGGACTTGTGTTTGGCATCGCAGGAGCCATTGGTCCAGTATTGGGTGGTGTTTTCTCTCAAGCCGTCACTTGGAGATGGTGCT TCTACATCAATTTACCTTTTGAAGGTGTTGCTCTAGTAGCACTCTTCTTCCTGCTCAAGGTCAACATTGAGAAGGAACCTCTCATTGACGGCTTGCGCAGCCTTGACTGGGTTGGCTTTGCTTTTATCATCGGCGGCACTATCTGCTTCCTCTACGGTCTTGAAGCTGGCTCAGGCGGACTCGCTCCCTGGAATTCTGCTTTTGTCATCTGCCTCATTGTCTTTGGGGTTATCATCTTGGCGCTCTTCATGGTATGGGAAGCCAAGGTTGCCAAGAACCCCATTATCCCTATTCGGATCTTCCAGAGCAGAACGAACGTGGCCTCTTTCGCTGTGGCAAACTTGCACTCGTTCATTTTCATCTCATACGACTACTTTTTGCCGCTTTACTTCCAGGTTATCCTTGGTTTCTCGCCCATCATTTCCGGAGTCGCCTTGTTTCCTCTCATTCTTCCCATGTCGATTTCGACTGGTCTTGGTGGGTTGTTTGTGAGAAAGACTGGAAATTACAAGATTGTGATTCTTATTGGCGCTTCTCTCATGACTCTCGGTACGGGTCTTTTTATCAGCCTCGGACAGCGAAAGGAATGGGTCAAGCTGGTGATTTTCCAAGTCATTGCAGGCTTAGGCTGTGGTGTTCTGTTCCAAAACCCCATGATCGCACTCCAGACTCATGTCCGGCAGAGAGATATGGCAGCGGCTATGTCTGCGTATACGTTCATGCGTGGTCTCTTTGTTTCCATTTCGATTGTAGTCGGAACAGTCTTGATTCAGCGGACTGTTCGTGGCGGCAATCTGACGCACGTGTCCGATGACACAGAACAAGGCGAGACGGACAAGCAAGGATATATCAGTGGTTTGAGGGTCATGTGGGCATTTTACACGGCTCTCTGTGGTCTGATGGTGGTATCGGCGGTCTTTATCCTGCCCAAGCCGATAAAAACAGAAGTAAGTAGCGAGACGGGTACTGAAACACAACAAAGCGATAAGACGGACACCATGGCTTAG
- a CDS encoding hypothetical protein (BUSCO:40291at5125), which yields MSARYSLAELAQSLIEHGPSKALQTSRRIRAIHNHITVVDTTKAVYVWEHDNFPTIYVPLVDIRNGKLADKQNISVELKERAAISQLIVPAHDVLEEKKVDGVLRFFPDVTLGPLSDLVRIDFRSIDQWLEEDEPIFVHAKDPFKRVDILRSERPIEVQVGGKTVAKTESSMHLLETGLPTRYYLPLASVDQAVLRKSNLKTKCPYKGEAEYYHVVVDGKTHENLVWYYNHPTHESGAIAKLLCFYNEKVDIILDGELLDRPKTKFA from the exons ATGAGTGCTAGGTACAGTCTCGCAGAACTGGCGCAGAGTCTCATCGAACACGGTCCTAGCAAAGCTCTCCAAACATCTCGCAGGATCCGAGCCATTCATAATCACATCACTGTTGTTGATACTACCAAGGCCGTATATGTCTGGGAACACGACAACTTTCCCACAATTTACGTACCTTTGGTGGATATCAGAAACGGAAAACTAGCTGACAAGCAGAACATCTCGgttgagctcaaggagcGCGCAGCAATCTCCCAGCTTATAGTACCAGCTCATGATGTccttgaagagaagaaagttgATGGAGTCCTGAGATTCTTTCCGGATGTGACCCTTGGACCACTGTCCGATCTAGTGCGAATCGACTTTCGTAGCATAG ATCAATGGCTGGAGGAAGACGAACCCATCTTTGTACACGCCAAAGACCCTTTCAAACGtgtcgatatcctccgctCTGAGCGCCCTATTGAGGTTCAGGTTGGTGGTAAAACCGTTGCCAAGACTGAATCGTCGATGCATCTCCTAGAAACAGGTCTACCAACGCGTTACTACTTACCTCTTGCCTCCGTCGACCAGGCTGTTCTCAGAAAGAGCAACCTCAAGACCAAGTGTCCTTACAAAGGCGAGGCTGAATACTATCACGTCGTGGTGGATGGAAAGACGCATGAGAATTTGGTCTGGTATTACAATCACCCAACGCATGAGAGCGGTGCTATTGCGAAACTCTTGTGCTTTTATAATGAAAAGGTCGATATAATTTTGGATGGGGAATTGTTGGACCGTCCCAAGACAAAGTTTGCTTAA
- a CDS encoding hypothetical protein (SECRETED:SignalP(1-20)~MEROPS:MER0000440): MKRNAVALVLLAGFGGKAECRENATMVQSFEQIKPSNELIWTPCFDNFTCSRLQVPLDYSNPDLGTTPIAFMKLAGKNATSDSQSLLIIPGGPGGSSIDLLQEYKDQVGQMFGETYSFVALDPRGVERSGPKIDCFRNNKEARTAFNRAHYTGATNTSSNSFEEQYYSAEIYGDLCNEEVKTKSPFGYYVTTPAVARDILTFIEADAKLAGREPSEAKLWGFGNSYASVIGTTFASMFPDRVERLVLESILDVDQYYDNNWRSNFVDSDKAFEQFPILCHAAGADLCSFWGPTPENIMTRIDTIIRNISSHPIPVSGIDSNTLPGLATYSDLKSLIAYGLYEPRTYFPIFADTFAELENGNASSLIGWSEKLFLTIDVDVVIRCADSYRNNKLVTIEEWKDYIEESISSMPTKWLLDFRDQWYFYKNPLAILLHEREDLLVITNTSRDISKV, encoded by the exons ATGAAGCGAAACGCAGTTGCTCTTGTCCTACTCGCAGGATTTGGAGGCAAAGCTGAGTGTCGGGAAAATGCCACCATGGTTCAAAGTTTTGAACAA ATCAAACCTTCGAATGAACTCATCTGGACACCATGTTTTGACAATTTTACCTGTTCTCGACTCCAAGTCCCACTTGACTACTCGAACCCCGATCTTGGCACCACACCCATTGCTTTCATGAAGCTCGCTGGGAAGAATGCGACTTCCGATTCCCAGAGTCTCTTGATCATTCCAG GCGGTCCGGGTGGATCTAGCATTGACCTTTTGCAGGAATACAAAGACCAAGTCGGACAGATGTTTGGGGAAACCTACAGCTTTGTCGCCCTGGACCCTCGTGGTGTAGAGAGAAGCGGACCAAAGATTGACTGCTTTCGGAACAACAAGGAAGCACGAACAGCCTTTAACCGAGCTCACTACACTGGCGCCACGAACACATCCTCCAACTCATTCGAGGAACAATACTATTCAGCAGAAATCTATGGTGACTTGTGCAATGAGGAAGTCAAGACCAAGTCACCGTTTGGCTATTATGTCACCACTCCTGCGGTTGCACGAGACATTCTCACCTTTATCGAGGCAGACGCAAAACTGGCGGGCCGTGAGCCTTCAGAAGCCAAACTCTGGGGTTTTGGTAACAGCTATGCCTCTGTTATTGGTACTACATTCGCATCCATGTTCCCTGATCGTGTTGAAAGATTGGTCCTTGAGAGCATCTTGGATGTCGATCAATACTACGACAACAACTGGCGCAGTAACTTTGTTGACTCGGACAAGGCGTTTGAGCAGTTTCCGATTCTATGCCATGCTGCTGGTGCAGACTTGTGTTCCTTTTGGGGACCGACGCCAGAAAACATCATGACTAGAATAGATACAATCATCCGAAACATCTCAAGTCACCCCATTCCGGTCAGTGGAATCGACAGCAACACTTTACCAGGACTCGCCACATACTCGGACCTCAAGTCCCTTATAGCCTACGGCCTCTATGAGCCGCGTACCTATTTCCCCATATTCGCTGACACCTTTGCTGAGCTGGAGAATGGCAACGCGTCGTCACTAATTGGATGGTCGGAGAAGCTGTTCCTGACAATTGATGTGGATGTCGTCATCCGATGTGCGGATTCATACAGGAACAACAAGCTTGTCACCATTGAGGAGTGGAAAGACTACATTGAAGAGTCCATATCCAGTA TGCCCACAAAATGGCTTCTCGATTTCCGGGATCAGTGGTACTTTTACAAGAATCCGTTGGC CATCCTGTTACACGAGAGGGAGGATCTCCTTGTTATTACGAACACATCCAGGGATATCTCCAAGGTGTAA